A genomic segment from Salvelinus alpinus chromosome 8, SLU_Salpinus.1, whole genome shotgun sequence encodes:
- the LOC139582682 gene encoding ADP-ribosylation factor 6-like, with the protein MGKMLSKIFGNKEMRILMLGLDAAGKTTILYKLKLGQSVTTIPTVGFNVETVTYKNVKFNVWDVGGQDKIRPLWRHYYTGTQGLIFVVDCADRDRIDEARQELHRIINDREMRDAIILIFANKQDLPDAMKPHEIQEKLGLTRIRDRNWYVQPSCASTGDGLYEGLTWLTSNYKS; encoded by the coding sequence ATGGGGAAAATGCTCTCGAAGATCTTTGGCAACAAGGAGATGAGGATATTGATGCTTGGACTTGATGCTGCTGGCAAGACCACCATCCTCTACAAACTGAAGCTGGGCCAGTCTGTCACCACCATCCCAACAGTCGGCTTCAACGTCGAGACAGTCACCTACAAGAACGTGAAGTTCAACGTGTGGGACGTGGGGGGCCAGGACAAGATCCGGCCGCTGTGGAGGCACTACTACACTGGCACCCAGGGCCTCATCTTTGTGGTGGACTGCGCCGACAGGGACCGGATAGACGAGGCCCGCCAGGAGCTCCACCGGATCATCAACGACCGGGAGATGCGGGATGCCATCATCCTGATCTTTGCCAATAAGCAGGACCTGCCCGACGCCATGAAGCCCCACGAGATCCAGGAGAAGCTGGGCCTGACCCGGATCAGAGATAGGAATTGGTACGTTCAGCCCTCATGTGCTTCCACCGGTGATGGACTATACGAGGGTCTTACCTGGCTCACCTCAAATTACAAATCTTAA